The Fusobacterium polymorphum genome segment TAGCATAATTATATCTACACCAGCTTTAACTGCTTCCTCTACTCCTTTTAAATCTTCAACTTCTATTTCAATTTTTTTAATAAAAGGAGAATATTCTCTTGCAAGTTTTATTGCCTCTGTTATAGAGCCAGCTGCATTGATATGATTATCTTTTAACATTATAGCATCTGAAAGATTATATCTGTGGTTATATCCTCCACCTACTCTAACTGCATACTTTTCAAATATTCTCATATTTGGAGTAGTTTTTCTAGTATCTAGCAACTTTATATTTTTATCATCTAGTGCTTCCACCATTTTTTGAGTATAAGTTGCAATTCCACTCATTCTTTGTAAGTAGTTTAAAGCTGTTCTTTCAGCAGATAATATTGTTTTTACATTAGCTCTAATTTTCAATATTAAATCTTTATTTAAAATCTTATCTCCATCTTTTTTATATTCTGTAAATTCCACAGAATTATTTAATAATTCAAAAACTCTTTTAAATACATCAATTCCTGCTAAAATGCCATCTTCTTTTGAATAAAGTGAAATTTCTGCTAATTTATCATTTTTATAAATTGCATTTGTACTTATATCTTCAGAAGTAATATCCTCTTTTAAAGCTAATCTAATTGACTCATCCATTTGAAATTTATCTATTTTTCTCAAGTTCATCTTTTTTTATCCTTTGCATTATGATATTTTTATTTTCTTTCTCATCTATCAATAAAATTTTATCTGCTATATTTTTAAAAACATCATCTGTTATGTTATTATAAACAGAAATATTATTTTCGTCAATAATTGACTGTAAAGCTCTTTTTGCAAATACAACGCTTTCTAGTAATGAATTGCTTGCAAGTCTATTTTGACCATGAACACCTGTACAAGCAACTTCTCCAATAGCATATAAATTTTTCATTGAAGTTTTAGAGTTCATATCAACCTTAATTCCACCCATTGTATAGTGTTGAGCAGGAACTACTGGAACTTTATCTTTTAGTGGATTTATACCTTTTTTCATTAAATTATTATAAATATTAGGAAATCTCTCTTTAATATCTAACTTTATTGTACTAAAATCTAACCACTCATATTCAGAATTATCTTTTTTCATTTCTTCTAATATTGCCTTTGTAACTTTATCCCTAGGTTTTAATTCATCTGTAAACCTTTCTAATTTTTGATTTAAAAGTACTGCTCCTTCTCCTCTTACTGATTCTGAAATTAAAAACTTTCTTTCATTTTCCTTTGTGTAGAATGTTGTTGGATGTATTTGTATATATGAAATATCCTTTAATTCTATATTATGCCTAATAGCTACTGCAACACCATCTCCCCTTATATGAGAAAAATTTGTAGTATTTTTATATATTCCACCTAAACCACCTGTTGCCAATATTGTAAATTTTGATTTTATAGCAAATATTTCTTCTTTTTTTGCTAATATTCCTAAACAATTATTTTCTTTTTCAATAATATCTAAAAATTCACAATCTTCCATTATTTTTATATTATCTCTTTCCAAAATTTTTTCTATAAGACTTTCCATTATATATTTACCAGTTTGATCTTCACAATATAGAATCCTAAATTTTCTATGTCCTCCCTCTCTTGTATAGAATAAACCTTTTTCATCTCCTGTAAATTTTACTCCATTTTCAATTAAAGTTTTTATAGCTTCTTCCGACTCATCAACTAATATTTCAACTGCTTTTCTATCATTTTTATAATGCCCTGCAATTAAGGTATCTTCAATATATTCTTCTCTATCCTCTTTTCCTCTACAAACAGATATTCCTCCCTGTGCAAGATAGGAATTGCTATCTTTAAGTTTTTTCTTTGTTAATAATATTATTTTAAATTTTTTATCTAAGCTCAAAGCACAAATTAAACCTGCAACACCAGAACCAATTATAACTACATCACAATTTTCAACTTTCATTTTAATCTCCTGCTAATTCTAACATTCTTTCCAAAGGAATTAGAGCCTTTTTTGCTATTTCATCATTAACTTCTAATTCATCTCCACCCTCTAATAAAATCTTCTCTATTTTTTCTAAGGTATTTTTCTTCATACTTTTACATATTAAAGTATCTGCAAAATATAATTTTTTATTAGGAGCTTTTTCATAAATCTTATGTTGTATTCCTCTTTCTGTTACAACTATAAATTCATCTCCACCTTTTAAAACTTCTTCAATTATTCCACTTGTACTTCCAATATAATCTGCTAGATTTAAAATTTCCTCTTTACATTCTGGGTGAGCCAAAACCTTAGCATTAGGATATTCATTTTTTAATTTTATTACATTTTCTAAATGTACTAAGTTATGTACACAACAATATCCCTCATTTAAGATAATATTTTTATTTTTAACTTGCTTTGCAATATATGAAGCTAAATTTCCATCAGGAACTATAAAAATATTTTTTTCTTTTAATTTACTCACAATCTTAACTGCATTAGATGAAGTTATACATACATCACAATATGCTTTAATTTCTGCTGTTGAATTTATATAACAGACTACTGCTAAATCATCATATTTTTCTCTCATCTCTTTTATTTTTTTTATAGTTATCATATGTGCCATAGGACAATCAGCATAAACATCAACCATATGTACTGTTTTTTCTGGGTTTAAAATTTTTATACTTTCACCCATAAAATATACTCCTGCCATTATTATTGTTTTATTCTTTAATTTTGTTGCTGTTTTTGCTAAGTAAAAAGAATCTCCAACATAATCAGCAATCTCTTGTACTTCCCCATCTACATAATAATGAGCTAAAATTGCAACATCTTTTTCCTTCTGTAATTTTTTTATTCTGTCCTTCATTAGTCCTCCTAAAATATTTTATAGCTAAATTTCCTGAGGAGATTATAACACTAAATATTTTTATTGACAAGACAATAAAGTTGACAATAGAATTTTTCAATAAAAAAGACTGGAATAAAACCAGTCTTTATAGAAATTTAATAATATTTCATTATAATTTTATATTCATATGAGCAATAATAAGAGTTATATCATTTGAAGTAACTCCACTAATTCTTGTGGCTTCTCCAATAGATAAAGGTCTTACTTCATCTAATCCTGCTCTTGCAATATTTGATATTCCTTTTATTTCATCATAGTCTATATTTTCAGGTATATACATATGCTCTAATTTTTTAAATTTTTCTATCTGTTTATTTTCTCTTTCTATAAAAATTTCATATTTAATCATAGTTTCAATTTGATTTTTTACAAAATCTTCATAGTCATTCAAATTTAAAAATCCTTTTAAATCATCATAACTTACATCTTTTATTTTTAAAATTTCAGAAGCCTTTACACCTTTTACAAATCTTTCTTCTACACCTAAACTTTCTAAAAAGTTATTAGCCTCATTCATACTAACAGAAATATTTTTTAAATTATTAATCTCCATATACACATTATTAATAGATTTTTCTAAAAATTCAATCTTATCTTTATCAATAATTCCAACTTCTTTTATCTTTTCAAACAATCTCATAAAAGTATTATCATATCTTAAAGTTAATCTATATTCTGCTCTTGAAGGTAAGACTCTATATGGTTCAGGAGTTTTCTTATGTATTAAATCATCAATCAATACACCAATATATGCTTCACTTCTATCTATTATTACAGGTTTTTCACCTTTTATTTTCTTAGCTGCATTCACTCCAGCAATAAATCCTTGTGCTGCTGCTTCCTCATAACCAGAAGTTCCATTTATTTGTCCTGAAAAAAATAATCCAGATATTTTTTTATTTTCTAAACTTGGATAAAGTTGACTTGCAGGTGCATAGTCATATTCAACTGCATAACCATGTCTCATTATTTTAGCATTTTCTAAACCTTTGATAGTTCTTAGAATCTTTTCTTGAACAAAAGCAGGCATAGCAGTTGTAAGTCCATTTACATAGATTTCATCTGAGTTTTCAGATTCCATTTCTAAAAATATTTGATGTTTTGCCTTATCTGGAAAATTTAAAACTTTCCTATCTATTGATGGGCAATGTCTAGGTCCATGAGTATTTACCATTCCACTAACTATTGGAGAATATTCCATCATTTCTCTAACAACTTCAATTGTTTCCTCAGAAGTATATGTAAGCCAAGTAGGAACAGTATTATTTTTTTCTTTCT includes the following:
- the nadC gene encoding carboxylating nicotinate-nucleotide diphosphorylase; amino-acid sequence: MNLRKIDKFQMDESIRLALKEDITSEDISTNAIYKNDKLAEISLYSKEDGILAGIDVFKRVFELLNNSVEFTEYKKDGDKILNKDLILKIRANVKTILSAERTALNYLQRMSGIATYTQKMVEALDDKNIKLLDTRKTTPNMRIFEKYAVRVGGGYNHRYNLSDAIMLKDNHINAAGSITEAIKLAREYSPFIKKIEIEVEDLKGVEEAVKAGVDIIMLDNMDIETTKKAIKIINKQAIIECSGNVDITNINRFKGLEIDYVSSGAITHSAKILDLSLKNLRYVDD
- a CDS encoding L-aspartate oxidase, whose amino-acid sequence is MKVENCDVVIIGSGVAGLICALSLDKKFKIILLTKKKLKDSNSYLAQGGISVCRGKEDREEYIEDTLIAGHYKNDRKAVEILVDESEEAIKTLIENGVKFTGDEKGLFYTREGGHRKFRILYCEDQTGKYIMESLIEKILERDNIKIMEDCEFLDIIEKENNCLGILAKKEEIFAIKSKFTILATGGLGGIYKNTTNFSHIRGDGVAVAIRHNIELKDISYIQIHPTTFYTKENERKFLISESVRGEGAVLLNQKLERFTDELKPRDKVTKAILEEMKKDNSEYEWLDFSTIKLDIKERFPNIYNNLMKKGINPLKDKVPVVPAQHYTMGGIKVDMNSKTSMKNLYAIGEVACTGVHGQNRLASNSLLESVVFAKRALQSIIDENNISVYNNITDDVFKNIADKILLIDEKENKNIIMQRIKKDELEKNR
- the nadA gene encoding quinolinate synthase NadA, whose translation is MKDRIKKLQKEKDVAILAHYYVDGEVQEIADYVGDSFYLAKTATKLKNKTIIMAGVYFMGESIKILNPEKTVHMVDVYADCPMAHMITIKKIKEMREKYDDLAVVCYINSTAEIKAYCDVCITSSNAVKIVSKLKEKNIFIVPDGNLASYIAKQVKNKNIILNEGYCCVHNLVHLENVIKLKNEYPNAKVLAHPECKEEILNLADYIGSTSGIIEEVLKGGDEFIVVTERGIQHKIYEKAPNKKLYFADTLICKSMKKNTLEKIEKILLEGGDELEVNDEIAKKALIPLERMLELAGD
- the mnmG gene encoding tRNA uridine-5-carboxymethylaminomethyl(34) synthesis enzyme MnmG; translation: MDKDYDVIVVGAGHAGVEAAFASARLGNKTALMTLYLDTISMMSCNPSIGGPGKSNLVTEIDVLGGEMGRHIDEFNLQLKDLNTSKGPAARITRGQADKYQYRRKMREKLEKTENISLIQDCAEEILVEDIKDSQNSSYIKKVTGIKTRLGIIYNAKAIVLATGTFLKGKIVIGDITYSAGRQGETSAEKLSDSLRELGIKIERYQTATPPRLDKKTIDFSQLEELRGEEHPRYFSLFTKKEKNNTVPTWLTYTSEETIEVVREMMEYSPIVSGMVNTHGPRHCPSIDRKVLNFPDKAKHQIFLEMESENSDEIYVNGLTTAMPAFVQEKILRTIKGLENAKIMRHGYAVEYDYAPASQLYPSLENKKISGLFFSGQINGTSGYEEAAAQGFIAGVNAAKKIKGEKPVIIDRSEAYIGVLIDDLIHKKTPEPYRVLPSRAEYRLTLRYDNTFMRLFEKIKEVGIIDKDKIEFLEKSINNVYMEINNLKNISVSMNEANNFLESLGVEERFVKGVKASEILKIKDVSYDDLKGFLNLNDYEDFVKNQIETMIKYEIFIERENKQIEKFKKLEHMYIPENIDYDEIKGISNIARAGLDEVRPLSIGEATRISGVTSNDITLIIAHMNIKL